The Geobacter metallireducens GS-15 region GCTTCCCCTGGACATCTGCCCCAGGTTCTTGAGACGCACCGACCGTATCTCCAGAAGCCGGTGGGGATCGATGAGGAGCCCCACAATCTTGTTCTGATCCACCTTGAAGAGTTCAGCAGGAGGATCGATCCCCTTCACCAGGGGGACGTTGGCCACCTTGTACCCTTTGTGGGCCAGGTACATGGAGAGGGGGGTCTTGGAGGAACGCGACACCCCCACCAGCACAAAATCGGCCTTGCTGAGCCCACGGGGGTCCTGGCCGTCGTCGTGCTTCACCGTAAAGTCAACGGCCTCGATCCGCTTGTGATATTCGGTGTTGAGCTCGTACAGGAGTCCCGGCTCATTCTGGGGAGCAACGCCGAAGAAATCCGACAGCTTGAAGAGGAGCGAGCTGATGAGATCCAGGGCGTCGAGGCCGTGGGCCTCGGCCTCGTCCCGAAGCAGTTGCGCCAGCTCCGCGTCAACAAGGGTATAGATCACTATCCCCGGCTCCTTGAGCACGTCCTCCAGAGCGGAAAGGATATCTTCCCTCGTCCGGATCTTGCTCATCCGGTGGATGCGGGCCTCCACGTCGCGGAACTGAGAGAGGGCGGCGCGCAACACCCGCTCCACGGTTTCCCCCGTGGCGTCGGAAAAGAGGTAGATATGCCGCATTGATCCGTTCATGGCCGTCCTATTCGAGTCGCCAGCATTTTCATTAAATACTATATACCATGTATTCTCACCATGGCAATGGCAGAATTCTCATGAGCGAAATTCCCGCCAGATTTCCTCACGGATATCCGGCCGAGCGGCCAGCTCCGCCGCGGTCAGCGCCAGGGCCGTGGCCCCCTCCGCCACGGCGGCCTTTCCCTTTCCGGAGACCGTGGCTCGGGCGAATGCCTCGCTGTGGATATTGATGCCGTCGCCAATGGGGACATGGGGGTGGATGGTCGGCACGATCTGGGAGACGTTGCCGATGTCCGACGACCCCTTGTTCTTATCGGGCTGATTCTCCGATTCCTGAAGGTCCAAATACGCCAGCTGGGCCGAGTAGAGGTCGGAGAAGATCCGGTTCACCTTGAGGGGGGCCATGATCCGGGGATCCGCGTCCACCTGGAGCCGGCACCCGGTGGCCAGGGCGGCCCCTTCGGCGCATGCGAGAACCCGTGCCTTCGCCCGCTCCAGCTCCGCCAGGTCGTCGGCCCGGACATAGAAATGGGCCGAGGCCCGCTCCGGAATGATGTTGGGGGCAACTCCCCCCTCGGTGATGATCCCGTGGACCCGCACGTCCTGGCGGAGTTGCTGGCGCAGGGCGCTGATCCCGTTGAAGGTCTGGATGACACCATCGAGGGCGTTGATCCCCTCTTCCGGGTAGGCGGCGGCATGGGCCGGCTTGCCGAAAAAGGTGAAGCGAACCCGGGCGAGCCCCAGGTAGTGCTTGATCACGTACCGCCGCGAAGATGGATGCACCATCAGGGCGAACTCGACCCCGTCAAAGGCGCCGTTGGCGATCATATCCACCTTCCCGATTCCCATCTCCTCGGCGGGGGTGCCGAGGACGACGATCCGGGCCGCATCCGGAGGAAGAATGGAGCGCAGTGCCGTGGCAGCCCCGACGGCCGCGGCGGCGATCACGTTGTGGCCGCAGGCATGACCCATAACCGGGAGGGCGTCCATCTCGGCCATGAAGGCAATGACCGGCCCACCCTCACCCGTCTCGGCCCGGAACGCCGTGGGAAGCCCGGCAATACCCCGCTCCACCCGGAACCCCTCCCGTTCCAGGAAATCGGCCAGGAGGGCCGAACTCCGCACCTCGTTCAGGCCGGTCTCGGGATGGAGATAAAGATCCTCCGCAATAGCAGCAAATTCGCTCTTCCGCCCCTCGACGAAGGCGACGATCTCCCCCTTGATTCGATCCAGATCCATCACGGCCACCCCGAATTTATTTTAATGAAATTCAACCCCAGAGACGGGTATTTGTCAAGGTTTTTATTGTCAAAGCCCTTTAGTTTTGCTACGTTGGCCCACCTTGACTGAATCAATCCAAACGCAACTCCGAGGAGCATCCATGGACAAAACCTGGGCCGAAGTCACCTGCGAGATCCCCGCGGCAATGATCGACCTTCTGGCCGACTTCCTCGTGGAACTCTCCGGCAACGGAGTGAGCATCGACAATCTGGAGTTGGACACCTTCTCCCTCGACACCATGGACGAGGCGCCGGTGAAGACCGTGCGGGCCTACTTCACTCCCGACGACGAACTGGAAGAAAAACTGGCCGCCCTGAACCGGTTCATCCAGGAGCACGCGCCCGCCTACGGCGACGCCGCTCCAGCCCCGCCCACCGTCACCACCCTCAGGGAGGAGGACTGGGCCACGGGGTGGCGCCAGCACTTCGCACCGACCCGCATCGGCCGAAAACTCGTGATCAAGCCCACCTGGGAGCCGTTCTCGCCGGAGCCCGGCGACTTAGTCATCGAACTGGACCCGGGGATGGCCTTCGGCACCGGCACCCATCCCACCACCCGCCTCTGCCTGGAGGCCCTGGAAAAGCTCGGCACCGCCGGCGATGTCCTCGACGTGGGGACCGGCTCGGGAATCCTGGCCATGGCCGCCGTCAAGCTGGGGGCGCAACGCGTCGTGGGGACCGACATCGACCCCGACGCCGTGGCAGTGGCCCGGGAAAACTGCGCCATGAACGGGGTCACCGCCGAACTGGTCACCACTCCCCTGGCGGATATCCCGGGGCAATTCTCCGTGGTCCTCGCCAACATCCTTGCCGAGGACCTGGTGAGGATGGCGGCCGACCTGACGGCAAAGGTCGCCCCCGGCGGCTTCCTGATCCTGTCCGGAATTCTCGTGGAGCGCGAGTCCTACGTCATTGACGGCTTTGTCTCCACCGGCCTTACCCTTGCCGAAACCACCCGCGAGGGGGAGTGGAGCTGCCTCCTCTATCAGGCCGGACAATGAGCGTCCGCCGCTTCATGGCCCCCGGCGCCGACCTCGCCGGAGAGTCGGTGCGGATCGAGGGGGACCTTTTCCGTCACATGGTGAAGGTCCTGCGCCTGAAAATTGACACCCGCGTCAGGCTGGCTGATGGCCACGGCGTCGAATGCGCGGGAATCATTCAGGAGATCGGCCGCGACCATCTCACCGTAGCCGTGGAGGAGCGCCATGCTGTGGCCCCCGTCGGCGGGTCACTGCGAATCACCCTTATCCAGGGGCTCCCCAAGGGGGAGAAGATGGAACTCATCTTGCAAAAAGGGACTGAACTCGGGGTAAACGAGGTGGTCCCCTTCCAGGCGGACCGGTCGGTTTCCCGCATCCCGGCCGACCGGCAGGATGAACGGCTGCGGCGCTGGCAGCGGATAGCCGCCGAAGCGGCCCGCCAGGCGGGACGTCTCGACATCCCGACGGTGCAGCTGGCCCAGGGGATGGATGAAGCTGTCCGGGATACGGACCACGACCTGAAGCTCCTCCTCTGGGAAGAGGAGCGGGCAACGACCCTGCAGGGGGCCATTAACGTCCGGCCCCGGCCCGCAAGCATCGCCGTCATCGTCGGGCCCGAGGGAGGGCTCACGAGGGAGGAGGCGGAAACGGCCCGTCGGACGGGCTTCATCCCCGTGACCCTCGGCAGGCGCATCCTCCGAACCGAAACCGCGGGAATCGCCCTTTTGGCAATTCTGCAGTATCTCTACGGCGACCTGGGAGAAGGAGAAAATCCCGAAGAAGGCCCCGGATCGTCACTCACGTCATAGCGGCCAGCCACCAGCTGTGTTGTGCCGCACAAGGAGCAGCAACCATGAAGTGTCCCAAGTGCGGATACAACAGTTTCGAATTTCTCGACACCTGCAAGAAGTGCAAGACCGATCTGAGCGGCTTCAAGCAGACCCACGGCATCCACTCCCCGATGACTTCCCTCGCTGCCGCTGCAGCAGCACCGGCCGTTGCGGCGGCGACGGTCGCAGCAGCCGTAGCCGCTCCCCCGGCAGCCGCCGATGAGAACTTCACCTGGGACGAACCGGCCGCCACGGCAACTCCTGTTCCCCCTTCAATCAAGCAGGGAGACGACATCTTCCCCTCCATGGACCTGGACTTCGCCACTCCGCCGCCGGCGGCACCGGCGTCGCCCCCGCCCGTCTCCTTCGACCTGGAACCCACCAGCGCAGCTGCTCCGCCGGTTCCTCCAACCGCGCAAGAGGCAGACCTCCCCGATTTCTCCTTCGATGAACCGGCTGCCGACGCCTCGGCGACCCCACCGTCCCTTTTCGGTTCTGCGCCGGCTGATGACGACGGGTTTGCGTCCCTCCTGGAGACCGGCGACAGCAGCGAAGAGACCGCGGCGGCAGCGATCCCGGATGCCACCCCTGAACTGGAGTCCGCCTGGGAGACCCCTGCCAACGTATTTGGCGGCTTCGGCGAGGGGGGAAACGAGGCTCCCCCCGCTCCCCAGGAAGCCGGCGGGCTCGACCTGGAAAGCTTCAACCCATCCCCTCCGACCAAGGGCCCTCAGGTGGAGCTGGATGGATTCTCCCCCGCCGAGTTCGACTCCCTCTTCGGAGAGCCGGACAAACCGTAACAGCGGCGTCACGACACACATAAAAAAACGGCACGGCGGAGCAGGAATTATCCTCTCCGCCGTGCCGTTTTCTTTTTCTGCAGCCCACTGCTCTTAACAGGCTGTTGAAAAACGTCGTGAGGAGGCCGGGATGCTAGGCGCAAGCAAGCGAAAAAGCGAGGCGTACCCGTTGGTACGTTGAGCTTTTGAGCGAGCGGAAACAACGCAGACCGGCCCCGCAATAGTTTTTCAACAGCCTGCTAGCGCCTGGCCTGGAGGGCCGCCACCATCTCGGCCCCGAACTCCCGCCGCTGCCACGGACGAAGACCGGCGATCCCCTCCAGTTCCACCTCCGACCGGGGAAAGACCAGGGCAATCTGCTCCAAAAGGGCGTTATTGGCCAGGAAGCCGGGCTCCACGGCGAACCGCCGGGCCTTATCCTCACGCCACCCTTTGAGGGCCTTGATGCGCCGCTCCTCGTCCCCCCCCACCTTCCGCCGCTCCTCCCGGGGAAAGAAGGGAAGCTCCTGCTCCGGCACCGCCAGCCCCTTCTCCACGGCCCGCACTATCCCCTCGCCGCACCGCTCCACGACCCGTTCCGTGATGCCCGTAATGCCGGTCAACTCGGCAAGGGATCGGGGCTTCTTCTCGGCCAGTTCCCGGACCGTTTCCGTGCCCAGCACTTTGAAGGGAGGGACGTCCATCTGTTGCGCCCGCCGATCCCGGAAGCAGAGGATTTCTTCCAGCACCGCCAGGGACCGGGAAGCCATCCGCGAGGCTCCCTTGAAGCGGAGGAACATCGGCTCGCCGTCGGAGCGCTGGGCTACCCGCACCCGCGCCAGGAGGGCACACTCCTCCTCCACCCAGCCGATACGCCCCTTCTCCCGGAGTTCCGCCTCCAGCCGCCCGCAGAGTTCGATGAGGAGCGTCGTATCCTTCGCCGCATACTCGATCATCCCCGCCGTCAAGGGGCGCCGGCTCCAGTCGGCCCGCTGGTACTGCTTGTCCAGCTCCACTCCGAAACGCTTCCGGAGCACCGCCGCCAGGCCGAACTCCCGCTCCCCCAGAAACTGGCACGCGATCATGGTGTCGAAGAGGTTATTCACCTCGATGCCGAAGTCCCGGTGCAGGGACCGGATGTCGTAATCGGCCCCATGGAATACCTTGCGGATGGAGGGGTTGGCAAAGACCGGCGCCAAGGGGGCCAGGTCGGCAACCGCCAGGGGGTCGACGATGGCGGCAAGCCCCGGCACCGTGAACTGGATCAGGCAGACCTTCTCCTGGTAGTGGTGCATGGAGTCGGCCTCCAGGTCGCAGGCCACATAGGGCTCCCGGGAGAGGCGGTCGGCAAGGCGGCGGACCCCGTCGGGGGTGGTTATGATCTCGGGTGAAACGGGTTGAACGGGCAAGGAAATCTCCAGTCGTAAGAATTGT contains the following coding sequences:
- a CDS encoding pyruvate, water dikinase regulatory protein; amino-acid sequence: MNGSMRHIYLFSDATGETVERVLRAALSQFRDVEARIHRMSKIRTREDILSALEDVLKEPGIVIYTLVDAELAQLLRDEAEAHGLDALDLISSLLFKLSDFFGVAPQNEPGLLYELNTEYHKRIEAVDFTVKHDDGQDPRGLSKADFVLVGVSRSSKTPLSMYLAHKGYKVANVPLVKGIDPPAELFKVDQNKIVGLLIDPHRLLEIRSVRLKNLGQMSRGSYADYEKIEDELNYCRQLYRRNPQWLVIDVTKRSVEESAAEIIQKLCS
- a CDS encoding M20 family metallopeptidase, with the translated sequence MDLDRIKGEIVAFVEGRKSEFAAIAEDLYLHPETGLNEVRSSALLADFLEREGFRVERGIAGLPTAFRAETGEGGPVIAFMAEMDALPVMGHACGHNVIAAAAVGAATALRSILPPDAARIVVLGTPAEEMGIGKVDMIANGAFDGVEFALMVHPSSRRYVIKHYLGLARVRFTFFGKPAHAAAYPEEGINALDGVIQTFNGISALRQQLRQDVRVHGIITEGGVAPNIIPERASAHFYVRADDLAELERAKARVLACAEGAALATGCRLQVDADPRIMAPLKVNRIFSDLYSAQLAYLDLQESENQPDKNKGSSDIGNVSQIVPTIHPHVPIGDGINIHSEAFARATVSGKGKAAVAEGATALALTAAELAARPDIREEIWREFRS
- the prmA gene encoding 50S ribosomal protein L11 methyltransferase is translated as MDKTWAEVTCEIPAAMIDLLADFLVELSGNGVSIDNLELDTFSLDTMDEAPVKTVRAYFTPDDELEEKLAALNRFIQEHAPAYGDAAPAPPTVTTLREEDWATGWRQHFAPTRIGRKLVIKPTWEPFSPEPGDLVIELDPGMAFGTGTHPTTRLCLEALEKLGTAGDVLDVGTGSGILAMAAVKLGAQRVVGTDIDPDAVAVARENCAMNGVTAELVTTPLADIPGQFSVVLANILAEDLVRMAADLTAKVAPGGFLILSGILVERESYVIDGFVSTGLTLAETTREGEWSCLLYQAGQ
- a CDS encoding 16S rRNA (uracil(1498)-N(3))-methyltransferase → MSVRRFMAPGADLAGESVRIEGDLFRHMVKVLRLKIDTRVRLADGHGVECAGIIQEIGRDHLTVAVEERHAVAPVGGSLRITLIQGLPKGEKMELILQKGTELGVNEVVPFQADRSVSRIPADRQDERLRRWQRIAAEAARQAGRLDIPTVQLAQGMDEAVRDTDHDLKLLLWEEERATTLQGAINVRPRPASIAVIVGPEGGLTREEAETARRTGFIPVTLGRRILRTETAGIALLAILQYLYGDLGEGENPEEGPGSSLTS
- a CDS encoding ribonuclease D; its protein translation is MPVQPVSPEIITTPDGVRRLADRLSREPYVACDLEADSMHHYQEKVCLIQFTVPGLAAIVDPLAVADLAPLAPVFANPSIRKVFHGADYDIRSLHRDFGIEVNNLFDTMIACQFLGEREFGLAAVLRKRFGVELDKQYQRADWSRRPLTAGMIEYAAKDTTLLIELCGRLEAELREKGRIGWVEEECALLARVRVAQRSDGEPMFLRFKGASRMASRSLAVLEEILCFRDRRAQQMDVPPFKVLGTETVRELAEKKPRSLAELTGITGITERVVERCGEGIVRAVEKGLAVPEQELPFFPREERRKVGGDEERRIKALKGWREDKARRFAVEPGFLANNALLEQIALVFPRSEVELEGIAGLRPWQRREFGAEMVAALQARR